The following proteins are encoded in a genomic region of Planococcus lenghuensis:
- a CDS encoding YciI family protein: MMYLAELIIVDQEKNTASRPAHLQYISDLYEAGSVFEAGPFLDKTGGLVIYNCDSEEEALHLANEDPAVTSGARTVNVRAWQPLAFPISGQ, encoded by the coding sequence ATGATGTACCTTGCCGAACTTATCATAGTCGATCAGGAGAAAAACACGGCATCCCGGCCGGCGCATCTGCAGTACATCAGCGATCTGTACGAAGCTGGCAGCGTTTTTGAAGCGGGACCGTTTTTGGATAAGACAGGCGGTCTCGTCATATATAATTGTGATTCAGAAGAAGAAGCGCTTCACCTGGCGAATGAGGATCCGGCCGTCACATCAGGTGCCCGTACAGTAAATGTGCGGGCCTGGCAGCCGCTGGCGTTTCCGATCAGCGGCCAATAG
- a CDS encoding branched-chain amino acid transaminase — MTARETAAQGPSPTAEITGGYCFFKGEIMPLDNANINISTHALNYGTGCFEGIRAYWNAEQGQLYMLKALEHFQRLIKSCRILKIECPYTAEELVEWTVKVLEKNEYQGNVYIRPMAFKASRVIKVTLGGLRDELAIFTVPMGDYVKTEDLALVVSSWQRISDNTIPSRAKVTGAYINAALANDAASADGYDEAIMLSADGQLSEASSSNLFIVRDNTIITTPVTADILEGITRRAVLQVAEDLGIAYEVRAVDRTELYVADEIFLAGTGVQIASVSSVDRRKVGSGELGSITAQLQTVYYKAVRGLDERYADWLTPVYK; from the coding sequence ATGACAGCACGGGAGACAGCAGCGCAAGGACCATCACCAACAGCAGAAATCACCGGCGGGTACTGTTTCTTCAAAGGGGAAATCATGCCGCTGGATAACGCGAATATCAACATATCGACACATGCACTAAACTACGGGACCGGCTGCTTTGAAGGAATCCGGGCCTACTGGAATGCCGAGCAGGGGCAGCTGTATATGCTGAAAGCGCTGGAGCATTTCCAGCGGCTGATCAAATCATGCCGCATCCTGAAAATCGAGTGTCCTTATACAGCGGAAGAACTGGTGGAGTGGACGGTGAAAGTGCTCGAGAAAAACGAGTACCAAGGGAATGTCTATATCCGGCCGATGGCTTTTAAAGCCTCCCGGGTCATTAAAGTCACACTCGGCGGACTGCGGGATGAACTGGCGATTTTCACGGTGCCCATGGGGGATTATGTGAAAACGGAAGACTTGGCGCTCGTCGTCTCAAGCTGGCAGCGCATTTCTGATAATACGATTCCATCACGGGCCAAAGTGACCGGTGCCTATATTAATGCCGCGCTGGCGAATGATGCGGCATCGGCCGACGGCTATGACGAAGCGATCATGCTGTCAGCCGATGGTCAGCTGTCAGAAGCCAGTTCTTCCAACCTGTTCATCGTACGGGACAATACGATTATTACAACACCCGTCACCGCAGATATTCTGGAAGGCATCACGCGCCGGGCCGTGCTGCAGGTGGCGGAAGATCTTGGTATCGCTTACGAAGTGCGCGCCGTTGACCGGACCGAACTGTACGTTGCAGATGAGATTTTCCTAGCTGGGACGGGTGTTCAGATTGCGTCGGTATCATCCGTCGACCGACGGAAAGTCGGCAGCGGTGAACTCGGATCGATTACAGCGCAACTGCAGACTGTATATTATAAAGCGGTACGCGGACTGGATGAACGGTATGCAGACTGGCTGACACCTGTCTATAAATAA
- a CDS encoding carboxymuconolactone decarboxylase family protein: MALVNEVPESEATGLVKEIYEEMKWIRGWQQVPLIWRTMALRPDYLRVNWERYKTIMLDGTLDPLTKEIIALTTSMVNGCSYCIDSHSFAARKLGMTEDQLMEMISIIDFFSGTNAFSSGLKLEFEQPETPKGEDDHGR, encoded by the coding sequence ATGGCCTTAGTGAATGAAGTGCCTGAAAGCGAAGCCACGGGACTGGTGAAAGAAATTTATGAAGAAATGAAGTGGATCAGGGGGTGGCAACAAGTCCCGCTCATCTGGCGCACGATGGCGCTTCGGCCGGATTATCTCCGGGTGAACTGGGAACGGTATAAGACCATCATGCTTGATGGCACGCTCGATCCGCTTACAAAAGAGATCATTGCGCTGACGACTTCGATGGTCAATGGCTGCAGCTATTGCATCGACAGCCATTCTTTTGCCGCCAGAAAACTTGGCATGACAGAGGACCAGCTGATGGAAATGATCTCAATTATTGATTTTTTCTCCGGCACGAACGCTTTTTCCAGCGGATTGAAGCTGGAATTCGAACAGCCGGAAACACCGAAAGGGGAAGATGACCATGGGCGTTAA
- a CDS encoding cupin domain-containing protein: MSKEKKEGIGTGGYFAPPEENVVEVAGDFQPRHLNTDDIPLLKVVEGLGLKPVFGENVQLSFVYMEPNSVAPVHSHPEEQIGTMIEGEYEFELNGVKKMIRKGDVYVVPPNVPHGAVTYEKGCVALDIFSPPRTGYKKMMDEALRKMEEEEGEK, translated from the coding sequence ATGAGCAAGGAAAAGAAAGAAGGTATCGGGACAGGCGGTTATTTTGCGCCGCCTGAAGAAAATGTTGTTGAAGTGGCCGGTGATTTTCAGCCCCGGCATTTGAACACGGACGATATCCCGCTGCTGAAAGTGGTGGAAGGGCTCGGACTGAAACCGGTATTCGGGGAAAATGTTCAGCTCAGTTTTGTTTATATGGAGCCGAACAGTGTAGCCCCTGTCCATTCACATCCGGAAGAGCAGATCGGGACGATGATTGAAGGCGAGTATGAGTTTGAACTCAATGGCGTGAAGAAAATGATCCGTAAAGGCGACGTCTATGTGGTGCCGCCGAACGTTCCGCACGGTGCAGTTACATACGAAAAAGGATGCGTAGCGCTTGATATCTTTTCCCCGCCGCGGACGGGCTATAAAAAGATGATGGATGAAGCCCTCCGTAAAATGGAGGAGGAAGAGGGAGAGAAATGA
- a CDS encoding SDR family oxidoreductase: MELGLKGKVALVTGGSRGIGRAVCEELLAEGCIVASCSRHVEDFTGLQEQAGPDRFYAESVDVTDPEAVTAFVEAVGERFGSIDVLVNNAGKAYPGTFKTLTDEDWEADFQVKQLSYIRFSRAVLPFMPAGGRIVNMAAVFGKQPEKRFFASSVNRAACISLTKTLAKELAADGILVNAVNIGFVNSGQWEGKPQSFFDELIGTFDVPLGRFGDGAEVAAAVAFLVSARSSYITGTAIDVDGGMAKYL; encoded by the coding sequence ATGGAATTGGGTTTGAAAGGGAAAGTGGCGCTTGTAACCGGCGGTTCCCGGGGGATCGGCCGGGCGGTCTGCGAGGAATTACTTGCCGAAGGCTGCATCGTGGCAAGCTGCAGCCGTCACGTCGAAGACTTTACCGGCCTGCAGGAGCAGGCGGGGCCGGATCGGTTTTATGCGGAGTCAGTCGATGTAACGGATCCTGAGGCAGTCACCGCTTTTGTGGAAGCGGTCGGTGAACGGTTCGGCAGTATTGACGTGCTCGTCAACAACGCAGGAAAGGCGTATCCGGGAACATTTAAAACACTGACAGATGAAGACTGGGAAGCGGATTTCCAGGTGAAGCAATTGTCTTATATCCGTTTCTCCCGAGCTGTTCTGCCGTTTATGCCGGCAGGCGGCCGGATTGTCAATATGGCAGCGGTATTCGGCAAACAGCCGGAGAAGCGGTTTTTCGCTTCAAGCGTAAACCGGGCGGCCTGTATTTCATTAACGAAAACGCTGGCGAAGGAACTCGCAGCGGACGGCATCCTGGTCAATGCTGTAAATATCGGATTTGTTAATTCCGGTCAATGGGAAGGGAAGCCGCAAAGCTTTTTTGATGAACTCATCGGCACGTTTGATGTGCCGCTCGGCCGGTTCGGAGATGGAGCTGAAGTTGCAGCGGCTGTCGCATTCCTCGTCTCCGCGCGTTCTTCCTATATCACAGGAACAGCAATCGATGTCGATGGCGGCATGGCCAAGTACCTCTAG
- a CDS encoding cupin domain-containing protein — MGVNRDYFREGVSHDYVADYEPTFEHMPDMQSLEAADGVTLHPFFGQQVMISYVTFAPNAVAPLHQHPQEQITYVIKGRLEFEVGDKKQVIGEGDAVTIPRNVPHGAVALEEGAVCIDTFAPPREAFKELMNKEKGQ; from the coding sequence ATGGGCGTTAACCGGGATTATTTCCGAGAAGGAGTATCACATGATTATGTAGCCGACTATGAACCGACATTCGAACACATGCCGGATATGCAGTCGCTTGAAGCGGCGGATGGCGTTACACTCCATCCGTTTTTTGGACAGCAGGTGATGATCAGTTATGTCACATTTGCGCCGAACGCAGTGGCGCCGCTGCATCAGCACCCGCAGGAGCAGATTACCTATGTCATCAAAGGCCGGCTCGAATTTGAAGTGGGAGATAAAAAACAAGTGATCGGTGAAGGCGATGCCGTCACCATCCCGCGCAATGTGCCTCATGGTGCTGTGGCGCTTGAAGAAGGGGCGGTCTGCATCGACACCTTCGCACCGCCAAGAGAAGCGTTCAAGGAACTTATGAACAAGGAGAAAGGGCAATGA
- a CDS encoding S9 family peptidase, with product MTEKATGPYGSWKSPVTTDLIVQGTTPLVSTGLLGQDLYWVEARPKEAGRNTVMRQAQDGTVTELTPAPYNVRTRVHEYGGISYCFLGGALYFSNFDDNFLYVRSEDGDIERITTDSNLRYADPAVDVRKQRTYWVREDHTESAIAAETTIVVMDTDGGNERIVVSGSDFYSSPRLSPDGSQLAYLTWQHPNMPWDESELWVADLAEDGTLLNAKRVAGGSGESVTQPVWSPDGMLYFASDRSNWWNIMRINGGNAETVYAKDAEFASPGWMFGISDYAFIDDTVIICTYTDKGVKHLAKIDVVTGALIPMETAYTFFSSIHSNGSDAVFIAASPTEFPRIVRMNTKDQLAVIKASAELSVDKSYISQPETIEYPTADGKTAYAFYYRPHNPEYAAPADEKPPLLVHVHGGPTGMTTAILNLVKQYWTSRGFALVDVNYGGSAGFGREYRERLKGNWGITDVEDSANAVRYLIEKGEVDGSRVAISGGSAGGYTTLASLVFTDVYSAGASHFGLSELEVFVKETHKFESRYLHGLIGPYPEAKDVYAERSPINFTDRLSCPVIFFQGLEDKIVLPNQAEGMVEALKEKGLPVAYLAFEGEGHGFRKSTNIKRAIEGEFYFYSRIFGFEPAQAIEPVEILNA from the coding sequence ATGACTGAAAAAGCGACAGGACCTTATGGCAGCTGGAAGTCGCCTGTCACAACCGATCTGATCGTCCAGGGAACCACACCGCTTGTCAGCACAGGCCTTCTTGGCCAGGATCTGTATTGGGTGGAAGCCCGCCCGAAAGAAGCCGGACGGAACACCGTCATGCGGCAGGCACAGGACGGCACCGTAACAGAATTGACTCCGGCTCCCTATAATGTGCGGACGCGTGTGCATGAATATGGAGGGATCTCTTACTGCTTTCTCGGCGGCGCACTGTATTTCTCGAATTTCGATGATAACTTCCTGTATGTCCGCAGTGAAGATGGTGACATTGAACGCATAACGACCGATTCGAATCTTCGCTATGCGGACCCGGCAGTGGATGTCCGGAAGCAGCGGACGTACTGGGTGCGTGAAGATCATACAGAATCGGCGATTGCTGCTGAAACAACGATCGTCGTCATGGACACGGACGGGGGTAATGAACGCATCGTCGTCTCGGGCAGCGACTTCTATTCAAGCCCGCGTCTCAGTCCTGATGGCAGTCAGCTCGCCTATCTTACGTGGCAGCATCCTAATATGCCATGGGATGAGTCCGAGCTGTGGGTAGCCGATCTGGCTGAAGATGGAACGCTGCTGAACGCCAAGCGGGTTGCAGGCGGTTCCGGTGAATCCGTCACACAGCCTGTCTGGTCGCCGGACGGAATGCTCTACTTTGCATCGGACCGCTCGAATTGGTGGAATATCATGCGGATCAATGGCGGCAATGCAGAAACGGTCTATGCAAAAGATGCGGAGTTTGCATCGCCCGGCTGGATGTTCGGTATTTCGGATTACGCCTTCATTGATGACACGGTCATCATATGCACATACACCGATAAAGGAGTCAAACATTTGGCGAAAATCGATGTCGTAACCGGGGCATTGATCCCAATGGAAACAGCGTACACATTTTTCTCTTCCATTCATTCGAATGGCAGTGATGCTGTATTCATCGCGGCTTCACCGACAGAGTTTCCGCGCATCGTCCGGATGAACACCAAAGACCAGCTTGCTGTAATTAAGGCTTCAGCGGAATTGTCAGTGGATAAATCCTACATTTCACAGCCTGAAACCATCGAGTACCCGACAGCAGACGGCAAGACGGCATATGCTTTCTACTATCGCCCGCACAATCCGGAATATGCAGCCCCGGCGGACGAGAAACCGCCCCTCCTTGTGCATGTGCATGGCGGGCCAACCGGCATGACGACTGCCATTTTGAACTTAGTGAAGCAGTACTGGACGAGTCGCGGCTTTGCACTTGTTGATGTGAACTACGGCGGCTCTGCCGGCTTCGGCCGGGAATACCGTGAGCGGCTGAAAGGCAATTGGGGAATCACTGATGTCGAGGACAGCGCGAACGCTGTACGTTATTTGATCGAAAAAGGGGAAGTTGACGGCAGCCGGGTCGCCATTTCAGGCGGCAGTGCCGGCGGCTATACGACGCTCGCGTCACTTGTGTTTACGGACGTGTACAGCGCGGGTGCCAGTCATTTCGGACTGAGTGAACTTGAAGTATTCGTAAAAGAAACCCATAAGTTTGAGTCCCGGTACTTGCACGGGCTGATTGGCCCCTACCCGGAAGCCAAGGATGTATATGCTGAGCGTTCACCGATCAATTTCACAGACCGGCTGTCGTGCCCGGTCATCTTCTTTCAGGGCCTTGAAGACAAAATTGTCCTGCCGAATCAGGCGGAAGGGATGGTTGAGGCGTTAAAGGAAAAAGGGCTGCCGGTTGCTTATTTGGCATTTGAAGGCGAAGGACACGGGTTCAGGAAATCCACGAACATTAAACGCGCCATTGAAGGGGAATTTTATTTCTACAGCCGGATCTTCGGTTTTGAACCGGCTCAAGCAATTGAACCGGTGGAAATTCTGAATGCCTGA
- the glsA gene encoding glutaminase A encodes MQKITQAYLEDVLQKSRPYSQKGKVASYIPELSEADPTTLGVTLIECGGESYSAGDHEQTFTLQSISKVLSLLLALEDQGKDKVFSIVGQEPTGDPFNTVEYLETEAKDKPFNPMVNSGAIAVSSMIKGRNVDERFGRILDFIRQISGNPNLTLNEEVYQSEKKTGAHNRSLAYFMQSIGILGPEVEDILDLYFRFNSIDVTVHDLANIGCLLANRGKRPGRNDWLVSEKYVETAVTIMFMAGMYNASGEFAIEVGFPSKSGVSGGIMSLVPGQMGIGVIGPAIGNRGNSTAGVQVLKTLSDDLQLHLFRDRLL; translated from the coding sequence ATGCAAAAAATCACCCAGGCCTATCTCGAAGATGTGTTGCAGAAGAGCCGGCCTTATTCCCAAAAAGGTAAAGTGGCCAGTTATATTCCGGAACTGAGTGAAGCAGATCCAACTACGCTCGGCGTTACGCTGATAGAGTGCGGGGGTGAAAGCTATTCAGCCGGTGATCATGAACAAACATTCACTCTCCAAAGCATTTCAAAAGTGCTGAGCCTGCTCTTGGCCCTTGAAGATCAAGGCAAGGACAAGGTTTTTTCCATCGTAGGCCAAGAGCCGACCGGCGACCCGTTCAATACAGTGGAGTATTTGGAGACCGAAGCAAAGGACAAGCCCTTCAATCCGATGGTCAATTCCGGTGCAATCGCCGTCAGTTCGATGATCAAAGGCCGGAATGTCGATGAGCGGTTTGGGCGGATCCTGGATTTCATCCGGCAGATTTCCGGCAATCCAAACCTGACGCTGAATGAAGAGGTTTACCAGTCTGAGAAAAAGACAGGGGCCCATAACCGCTCGCTCGCCTATTTCATGCAGAGCATCGGGATTCTCGGACCGGAAGTTGAAGATATACTGGATTTGTATTTTCGGTTCAATTCAATTGATGTGACCGTTCATGACTTGGCGAATATCGGCTGTCTCCTGGCGAACCGCGGAAAACGACCGGGCAGGAACGACTGGCTCGTATCCGAAAAGTATGTTGAAACTGCTGTAACGATCATGTTCATGGCTGGCATGTATAATGCATCCGGTGAATTTGCCATCGAAGTCGGCTTTCCGAGCAAGAGCGGTGTCAGCGGCGGTATCATGAGTCTTGTTCCGGGTCAGATGGGCATCGGTGTGATCGGACCCGCCATCGGCAACCGGGGCAATAGCACAGCCGGCGTCCAGGTGCTCAAGACATTATCCGATGATCTTCAGCTGCATCTGTTCCGGGACCGGCTGCTGTGA
- a CDS encoding ECF transporter S component — MQKATTYSNARTFNLILTSMSIALVFVATLLLNIRLPIAANGGLVHLGTAMLFIISMLLGPKKGAVAGAVGMGLFDLVSGWTLWAPITFIARGLQGYVVGKIAWMNGRNGNSVGFNIVAAIISIPLMLAIYYVGEAIIYSSWIIPAASIPGNIVQNAVGLAIAIPVVIALKKVPFFK, encoded by the coding sequence ATGCAAAAAGCAACAACGTATTCAAATGCACGCACTTTTAATCTGATTTTGACATCCATGTCAATCGCTCTTGTATTTGTGGCAACACTCCTGCTGAATATCCGGCTGCCAATTGCAGCAAATGGCGGGCTCGTTCACCTTGGCACGGCGATGCTCTTCATTATCTCCATGCTGCTCGGTCCGAAAAAAGGCGCCGTTGCCGGTGCTGTCGGAATGGGGTTATTCGACTTAGTCTCCGGCTGGACCCTGTGGGCACCGATTACATTTATTGCCCGTGGCCTGCAGGGATATGTCGTCGGGAAGATCGCCTGGATGAACGGCCGCAATGGCAACAGTGTTGGTTTTAACATAGTTGCTGCAATCATATCGATTCCTCTCATGCTGGCAATCTATTATGTCGGTGAAGCTATTATCTACAGCAGCTGGATCATACCGGCCGCATCGATTCCCGGTAATATCGTCCAAAACGCCGTAGGGCTTGCCATTGCGATTCCTGTGGTAATCGCACTTAAAAAAGTTCCATTTTTTAAATAA
- a CDS encoding fructose bisphosphate aldolase yields MNQKQFDVIKNGKGFIAALDQSGGSTPKALALYGVSEASYQTDEEMFDLVHKMRSRIVTSPAFTSDHILGAILFEQTMDRKVEGKYTPDYLWEEKGVVPFLKVDKGLADESDGVQLMKPNPGLDDLLKRANERNIFGTKMRSVVKAANREGIRQVVDQQFEVGKQILAAGLVPIIEPEVDININDKAEAEAILKEEILRELDQLSEDQNVMLKLSIPTEDNFYKELIEHPRVVRVVALSGGYPRAEANDRLRANNGLIASFSRALSEGLNDHQSDEEFNKTLKDSVQQIYDASVS; encoded by the coding sequence ATGAATCAGAAGCAATTCGATGTCATTAAAAACGGAAAAGGTTTTATCGCCGCATTGGACCAAAGCGGCGGCAGTACACCGAAAGCACTGGCACTTTATGGCGTTTCCGAGGCCTCGTATCAGACCGATGAAGAGATGTTCGACCTTGTCCACAAAATGCGTTCACGGATCGTCACATCGCCCGCTTTTACATCCGACCACATTCTTGGCGCCATCCTGTTTGAACAGACGATGGACCGCAAAGTTGAGGGCAAGTATACTCCTGACTACCTGTGGGAAGAAAAAGGAGTCGTGCCCTTCCTGAAAGTCGATAAAGGGCTCGCCGATGAATCCGATGGCGTTCAGCTTATGAAACCGAATCCGGGTCTTGATGACCTGCTGAAACGGGCGAACGAGCGCAATATTTTCGGAACGAAAATGCGTTCCGTCGTCAAAGCGGCCAACCGTGAAGGCATCAGACAAGTTGTCGACCAGCAATTCGAAGTCGGCAAGCAGATCCTGGCGGCCGGTCTGGTACCGATCATTGAACCTGAAGTCGATATCAACATCAATGATAAAGCGGAAGCGGAAGCGATTCTGAAAGAAGAAATCCTCCGCGAACTTGACCAGCTCAGTGAAGATCAGAATGTCATGCTGAAACTGTCAATACCGACAGAAGACAATTTCTATAAAGAGCTTATCGAGCATCCGCGCGTTGTGCGGGTTGTCGCCCTGTCCGGCGGTTATCCCCGTGCAGAAGCGAACGACCGGCTCAGAGCCAATAACGGCCTGATCGCCAGCTTCTCCCGTGCGCTGTCTGAAGGCTTGAATGACCATCAGTCCGACGAGGAGTTCAACAAGACACTGAAAGATTCCGTGCAGCAGATCTACGATGCGTCGGTATCCTGA
- a CDS encoding glutamine synthetase family protein, translated as MKNLNNDDIRKIIRDEDIKIVRVVFNDLVNVARARNIPVKKFTDEVLEQGMQYPSAMFSVDTAANFVLPAGAGFAGGYGSWMLKVDPATFTVVPWAKQTARVIADVFTLEGEPVSVYPRGILHNVLKEFEAEGYSTFGAAELEFYVFEKYAKDGYEPTWTGLQCYSEVKQSQVDEILYDLSVPMESVGIEVEAINTEYGPGQYEISMKPHKGLGQADAAFYYKTSAKELMHRRGLLATFMTKPLTGLSGSGAHFHHSLYELASGDNAFYDAADENGMSELFKHFIAGQLEHSAAICAFANPSINSYRRLRPYTFAPSNITWGFENRMCLIRVPEARGQGTRLENRMPGADCNPYLMMAAMYAAGLDGIRRKLPLTDPVHNEDAYSVEGSGSLPGSLPEALAALKADEALTKYLGADAVNAYIALKENEISRFNDHVTDWEIEEYADLF; from the coding sequence ATGAAAAACTTGAACAATGATGACATCAGAAAAATCATCAGGGATGAAGACATCAAAATAGTCCGTGTCGTTTTTAATGATTTGGTGAATGTGGCAAGAGCCCGGAATATCCCGGTGAAGAAATTCACGGATGAAGTACTTGAGCAGGGAATGCAGTATCCATCAGCCATGTTCTCGGTCGATACGGCAGCTAATTTCGTATTGCCGGCGGGTGCCGGATTTGCCGGCGGATACGGCAGCTGGATGCTGAAAGTGGATCCCGCGACTTTTACGGTCGTGCCGTGGGCGAAACAGACGGCCCGTGTGATCGCCGATGTGTTCACTCTGGAAGGAGAACCGGTCAGCGTATACCCGCGCGGTATTCTCCATAACGTGCTGAAAGAGTTCGAAGCGGAAGGATATTCCACTTTCGGCGCAGCGGAACTTGAGTTCTATGTCTTTGAGAAGTATGCCAAGGACGGATATGAACCGACATGGACAGGCCTGCAATGCTATTCCGAAGTGAAGCAGTCCCAGGTCGATGAAATCCTTTATGATTTATCAGTGCCGATGGAATCCGTAGGAATTGAAGTGGAAGCCATCAACACGGAGTACGGGCCGGGCCAGTATGAGATTTCGATGAAGCCGCATAAGGGACTCGGCCAGGCGGATGCCGCTTTCTATTACAAAACCTCGGCGAAGGAATTGATGCACAGACGCGGCCTGCTTGCAACGTTCATGACCAAGCCGCTGACCGGCTTGAGCGGAAGCGGGGCGCATTTCCATCATTCGCTATATGAATTGGCGTCGGGGGATAATGCTTTTTATGACGCGGCAGATGAAAATGGAATGAGTGAATTATTCAAGCATTTCATCGCCGGCCAGCTTGAACACAGTGCCGCCATCTGTGCATTTGCCAACCCGTCGATCAACAGCTACCGGCGGCTGCGGCCGTATACATTTGCACCATCGAACATCACATGGGGGTTCGAGAACCGCATGTGCCTGATCCGGGTGCCGGAAGCCCGCGGGCAGGGGACGCGTCTTGAAAACCGGATGCCGGGCGCCGACTGCAATCCGTATTTGATGATGGCGGCCATGTACGCAGCCGGGCTTGACGGCATCAGACGGAAACTGCCGCTCACGGATCCTGTGCATAATGAAGATGCATACAGTGTGGAAGGGTCGGGGAGTCTTCCCGGCAGCCTGCCGGAAGCTCTAGCGGCGTTAAAAGCCGATGAAGCGCTGACGAAGTATTTAGGGGCGGATGCGGTGAATGCTTATATCGCGCTGAAGGAAAATGAAATCAGCCGTTTTAATGATCATGTGACAGATTGGGAAATCGAGGAATATGCAGACCTGTTTTAG